The genomic segment CAGGCCGAGCTCCTCGCCGCGGGTGAGGTCAGCTCGCGCGAGCTGACCGAGCTCAGCCTGCGACGGATCGAGCGGATCGATCCACGGATCAACGCGTTCGTCGCGCTGCGAGCCGAGCAGGCGCTCGAGGAGGCCGACGCCGCCGATCGGCGGATCGCAGACGGCGAGCGCGCCGCGCTGCTCGGTGTGCCGATCGCGGTCAAGGACGCGGTCGATCTCGCCGGGATGCCGACGGGCTTCGGCAGCCGGGCGTTCCCGGACCCGGTCGCGGCGGACGGCGACGAGGTTCGCCGGGTGCGCTCCGCCGGAGCGGTCATCGTCGGCAAGACGACGCTGCCCGAGCTCGCGATCTGTGCCTTCACGGAGTCACTCGCCACCGGCGCGACCCGCAACCCCTGGGATCCGTCGCGGACCTGCGGCGGCTCGAGCGGCGGCAGCGGCGCGGCTACAGCGGCCGGGTTGGTCGGGGTCGCCGGGGCCGCCGACGGCGCGGGCTCGACGCGGATCCCCGCCGCCTGTAACGGCCTCTTCGGGATCAAGCCGTCGAAGGGCCTGATCCCGGTCGAGCCCGCCGACCACTGGAGCGGGATGTCCAACGGCGGCGGGCTCGGCCGCCGCGTCGCCGACGTCGCGCTCTACTGCGACACGATCGCCCACGGAGCGCCGGGCGACGCGGAGAGCTTCTCGGATGCGATCTCCGACGACGCCTCCGCGCTCAGGATCGCGTTCACCACCTCCGCTCCGCGGACCCTCGTCTCGGCGCTCGTCACGGCCGAGGTCCGGCGCGCGGTCGAGGAGACCGCCGCGCTGCTCGAATCGCTCGGTCACGAGGTTCACGCCGAGGATCCGAGCTGGGGGCTCGCGGGCCAGAACCTCTCGACCCGCTATCTCGGCGGCATCCGCGAGGAGACCGACCGCGTCGAGCGCAAGGACCTGCTCGAGCCACGGACGCGCGGTATCGCCCGCCTCGGCCGGCTCAGTCCCGGGTTCCTGGTCGCGCGCGCGGCCGCCGCGGCGAAGTCCGATGCCGCGCGCGTCGACCGGGTCTTCGAGCGCGCCGACGTCCTGCTCTGCCCGACGATCGGCGAGCCGCCGCCCGAGGTCGGACGCTGGGCCGAGAGCGGCGGCCTCTCGACGGTCCTCGGCATGGCTCATAGCTTCGGGCACACGGCCCACTGGAATCACATGGGCCACCCGGCCGCGTCCGTGCCGGCCGGATTCACCGCTGAGGGACTGCCGCTCGCGGTCCAGATCGTCGCGCCCCACGGCCACGACGGGCGCCTGATGGCGCTCGCGGCGCGGCTGGAGGCGGCGCGGCCGTGGGCGGATCGCCGCCCCGCGCTCGCCACCCACGGCTGAGCTCGGGCGGCGGCGCTCAAAAGCACCGCTTGGTGGAGCGGTTTACGCTGCCCGCCGGGATCATGTCGCCTTTGCGCCAGAGCCTTGGGGCACGCTTCGTCGCCGCGCTGCTCGCCCTGGCGGTGATCGTCGCCGCGCTCGCGGTCGCTCTGCTCGGCGCGCTCTCCGAGCAACGTGAGGCGCTCGACTCGGCGGCGCGATACGAGCGCGCGCTGCTCGCGGTCGGCGAGGCGGAGGCGACGGCCGGGAGGTTCGTGGCGGTGTCGACCGCGGGTGGCGACGCGCTCGATGACGCGACCCGCGACCTCGTGGCGTCGGGCGATGCGATCGAGCGCGAGCTGCTCGAGGCCGGGGGTTCGCGGTCGATCGCAGCCGCGGGGGCCGATGACGTCCGCTTCTTGGCCGAGGGCGCCGGTGAGCCCGCCGAGCAGCTGCGGATCCGCTTCGGCGCCGCGGCGAGCGCCCTCGGTCTGGCCGCCGACCGCCTGGCGGCCGAGGCAGCGTCCGAGCGCGCCGAGGCCGATCGCCGGGCGTCGACCGCGACGCTCCTCGCGGCGGTCGGCGGAGCACTGCTCGTCGTCCTGCTCGGCGCGATGGCGCTCGTGCTGCGCCGCAGGGTCGTGCGACCGATCGATGAGCTCTCGGATGTCGCGACGCGGATCGCCGGCGGCGAGCTCTCGCGGCGTGTGGCCGACCTGCGCGGCGGCGACGAGGTCGCCCGCATGCACCGCTCGTTCAACGCGATGGCCGCGAGCCTCGAGGTCGCGCTCGAGGACTCGCGCTCGACGGAGCGGATGCGCGAGGAGTTCTTCGCCGTCGTCTCGCACGAGCTCCGCACCCCACTGACGTCGATCGTGGGCTACGTCGAGCTGCTCGCCGACGACGCGAGCGGCGTCGAGACGCTGAGCGACGGGGAGCGGCGGCGGTTCATCGAGATCGTCGACCGCAACTCGCGCCACCTCCTGCGGCTGGTCGGCGACCTGTTGCTGGCGGCGCAGATCGAGGAGGGGCGGATGGAGCTCGAGCTCCATCCTGTCGACATCGCCGGCCTCGTTCGCGAGGCGATCGAGGAGGTGGCCCCGAGCGTCCGCGCCGGCGAGCTGACGCTCGCATCGGCGATCGAGGGGCCATTCGACGTCGAGGCCGACGCCCCGCGGCTCAGCCTCGCCTTCCGCAATCTGCTCTCGAACGCGATCAAGTTCACGCCCGCGGGCGGCGAGGTCGGCGTCTCGACCTCGCTCGCGGGCGCCGTGCCGGTGCGCGGACACGGCAGAGAGGTCGCGATCGAGTTCTGGGACACGGGAGTCGGGATATCCGACGCCGAGCAGGCGCGGCTCTTCGAGCGCTTCTACCGCGCTCCGGGCGCGCGTCACGCCGAGGCGCCGGGCGTCGGACTCGGGCTCGTCATCACCCGCGCGATCATCGAGGCGCACGGTGGCCGGCTCGAGGTCGAGAGCGCCGAGGGGGGAGGGTCGACATTCAGGTGCCTTCTCCCTCTAGGGTAGGCGCGCAATGGTGCACAAAGACGGCGTGTCGGGGGGAGACAACGACGTGGACGGCGGTGAACGGCTACTGGCTCTCGTGGCCGATGACGACGCCGATGTCCGAGAACTGGTGGCGTTCAGGCTCGAACGCGAGGGCTACGAGGTCCTGACCGCCGCCGACGGCGCGCAGGCGCTCGAGCTGACGAGCGCGCATGTGCCGGCGGTCGCCATCCTCGACGTGATGATGCCGGGCCTCGACGGCTACGAGGTGACGCGCCGGATGCGGGCCGATCCGCGCCTCTCGGAGGTGCCCGTCGTGCTGCTGACGGCGAGTGTCCAGGAGGCCGCGGTGACCCGCGGCTTCGAGGCCGGAGCCGACGATTACGTCAAGAAGCCGTTCTCGCCCGCCGAGTTCATCGATCGACTGCGCCAGGTCGTCCGCCGCGACTAGGTCGCGCCCGCGGCGCGCCGACGGGTAATCTGAGCCCCGCATGTCGGGCGAGCGAAAGATCCGCGTGGTCGTGGCCAAGCCGGGCCTCGACGGCCACGACCGCGGCGCGAAGATCATCGCGCGGGCGCTTCGCGACTCCGGTATGGAGGTCATCTACACCGGCCTCCATCAGACGGCCGAGCAGATCGTCGCCACCGTGATCCAGGAGGACGCCGACGCCGTCGGCCTCTCGATCCTCTCCGGCGCGCACATGACGCTCGTCCCGAAGATCGTCGATCTGCTCTCCGAGCAGGGCGTCGACGATGTCGTGATCACCGTCGGGGGCACGATTCCCGCCGACGACATCCCCGAGCTCAAGCGCCTCGGCGTCTCCGAGGTCTTCACGCCGGGCGCCTCGACCGACGAGATCGTCGAGTTCGTCCGCGAGCGCGCCTCGGCGCGTTCGCACGCCTGATTGACCCGCGCCGAGCCGGGAACCCGGGCTCCGGCGGTGAACGTCTGTCACAGTTGCGGCTCCGCTCGCCCGGACGTTCGATTGACTGGTCAGTCAACGAGTGGCGCGACCGCTAATATGGCGCCGCCGCACCAACCACCGTGTGGGCTGACCGGGTGCGACCCTCACTCACCGCCCAAGGAGGCTTCCCCAAAGTGAAGATCTGTTGCCTCGTCAAGGAGGTGCCGGACGCCGCCGTTCAGAAGCGGATCGACCCGGACTCCAAGCGGCTCGACCGCTCCGGCGAGAAGAACCTGAACCCGTTCGACACCCATGGCATCGAGGCCGCGATGCAGATCCGCGAGGGCGGAGCGGTCGAGGTCGACGAGATCGTCGCCGTGACGATGGGCCCGTCGAGCGCCGTCCGCGCGCTGCACAAGGCCGTCGCGCTGGGTGCCGACCGGTCCGTTCACCTCTCCGACGACGCGCTCGCCGGCTCCGACGTCTGCGCCACGGGCCTCGCGCTCGCCAAGGTGCTCGAGTCCGAGAGCCCCGACCTCGTCCTGCTCGGCCAGCAGTCCGATGACGGTGAGTGCTACGTCATGGGCGCGGTCATCGCCGATCACCTCAAGATGCCGTCGCTGACGCAGGTCATCAAGATCGACGTCGACGGCGAGGCGATCAGCTGCGAGCGCCAGGCCGAGTACGGCTACGACACGGTCGAGATCGACCTGCCGGCCGTGATCTCCGTCGGCGACGCGATCAACGAGCCGCGCTACCCGTCGCTCAAGGCGATCATGGGGGCGAAGAAGAAGCCGCTCGACACGAAGGCGATCGGCGACGTCGGCATCGAGGCCAACCAGGTCGGAGCCGAGGGCTCGAAGACCCAGGTGCTCGGCATGAACCCGCCGGAGGAGAAGGCGGGCGGCGAGATCATCGAGGACGAGGACACCAACGAGACGGTCGAGAAGATCGTCGCCTGGCTCGACGAAAGGAAGCTGGTCTAGATGGCGGGCATTCTGGTCTACGCCCTGCACGACGGCGAGGGCAACTTCAACAAGAACGCGCTCGGCGCGATCTCCGAGGCCGCCAAGCTGGCCGGCGAGGTCGGCGGCGAGGCGGCGGCGGTCGTCGTCGGCTACGACGGCGACGACGCCGGCGAGAAGCTCGGTGCCTACGGCGCGGCGAAGGTCTACCGCGCCAAGGACGTCCCGGAGGGACTCGCGCAGCCGATCGTCGACGTGATGACCAAGGTCATCTCCGAGAACGGGTTCTCCTACGCCCTGTTCGGCGGCGGTCTGCTCGGCTTCGAGATCGGTGCCGGTCTGACCGCGCGGCTGAACGCGGGCGTGACGATGGAGGTCACCGACGTCGAGGCCCGCGACGGCAAGCTCGTCGCGCTGCGCCCGATCCTCCAGGACTCGGCGATCGTCGACGTCGCCTACGTCGGCGAGCCGGGGATCATCATCGGCCGCCTGAACGCGTTCGATCCGGTCGAGTCGGGCTCCGGCGCGGCCGAGGTCATCGATCTCGACGTCGAGCTGTCGGAGTTCTCGACCAAGGCGCGCATGGTCACCCGCGGTGAGCAGCGCGGCGGCGACGTCAACATCGAGGACGCCGACGTGCTCGTCGGCGGCGGCCGCGGACTGGGCGAGAAGGACAACTTCAAGCTCGCCGAGGAGCTCGCCGAGGCGATGGGCGGAGCCGTTGCGGCGACCCGTGCGGTCGTCGACGCCGGTTGGTACCCCTACGCGACGCAGATCGGCCAGACGGGCAAGACCGTCGCGCCGAAGCTCTACCTCGCGGCCGGCATCTCCGGTGCGATCCAGCACAAGGTCGGGATGCAGAACTCCGAGAACATCCTCGCGATCAACAAGGACCCGAACGCGCCCATCTTCGAGTTCTGCGACCTCGGCGTCGTCGGCGACCTGCACAAGATCGTCCCGAAGCTGACCGAGGCGATCAAGGCCAAGAAGGGCGGCTGAGCCGACCGTGGAAGTCATCCCCGAGCAGTTCCCGCCGCCGGTCGACGAGACCGGTGAGTTCATCGCCGCGCCGACCGATCCCGAGGACGAGCGGATCGAGGTCGGGGTCGCGATCGTCGGTGGCGGGACCGCCGGCCTGGCCTGCGCCAACCGGATCTTCCAGCGCCTGGAGACCGAACCCGAGCTGCTCGAGCAGCTCGGGGAGGTCCCGGTCGCGGTGATCGAGAAGGGCAAGGCCTGCGGAGCGCACACGCTGTCGGGGGCGAACATGAACCCGTCGGCGATGCGCGAGCTGTTCCCCGACCTCGACCCGGAGGACTGGCCGTTCTCCTACGGCGAGGTCACCAAGGACGCCGTCTATCTGATGACGAAGAAGGCGGCGCTTCCGCTCAAGCCGATGCCGCCGAACTTCCGCAACCACGGCAACTACGGCATCTCGGTGGCGAAGCTGTCGCGGTTCCTGGCCGAGAAGGCCGAGGAGGCGGGCGCCTACGTCCTCACGGAGACGGTCGCCGACAAGCTGCTCGTCTCCGACCGGATCGTCCGCGGCGTGCGCTCGGGCGACCGCGGCCGCGACCGCGAGGGCAAGGAGATGGGCAACTTCGAGCCCGGCTCCGATCTGATCGCCAAGGCGACGGTGCTCGCCGAGGGCACGCTCGGCCACCTGACGCAGGCCGCCCGCGAGGAGTTCGACCTCGAGGGCGCGCTCCCGGTCCGCTGGGAGCTCGGCGTCAAGGAGGTCTGGGAGGTGCCCGAGCCGCTCGACCGCGTCATCCACACGATGGGCTGGCCGCTTCGAAAGCGCGCCAAGTGGAACGAGTTCGGCGGCAGCTTCATCTACCCGATGGGCGAGGACAAGCTCTGTATCGGGATGGTCGTCGGCCTCGACTACACCGACGCGACGCTGTCGTGCCACGACCTGCTGCAGGAGTTCAAGACGCACCCGTTCATCCGCAAGCTGCTCAAGGGCGGCAAGCGCGTGGCGTGGGGCGCGAAGACGATCCCCTCGGGCGGCTACTGGTCGATGCCGCGCTCGCTCACGGTGCCGGGCATGCTGATGGTCGGCGACGCCGCGAACATGGTCAACGTGCCGACGCTCAAGGGCGTCCACTACGGCATGCACGCCGGGATGTACGCGGCCGACGCGATCGTCGACGCGCTCAAGGCCGATCCCGAGTCGGTCAACTTCGACGCCTACCACGAGAAGGTCCACTCCTCGCAGATCGGCAAGGAGCTGTATGAGTCGCGCAACATGCGCGCGCCGTTCTCGCGCGGCTTCTTCGTCGGCGGCGCGATCGCCAGCGCGATGACCGTCACGAAGGGCAACTTCCCGGGCGGCAAGTGGTCCTATGAGGACGACACCGAGATCCCGATGGTCGAGGGCAAGGCCTCGAAGAGCTACCCCGAGCCCGACAACGAGCTGACGTTCAACAAGCTCGATTCGGTCTTCCTGTCGGGCAACGCGACCCGCGACTCGGCGCCGAACCACGTGCGGATCCAGGAGAAGGTCCCGCGGACGCTCGCCCAGACGTGGGTCTCGCTCTGCCCGGCGCAGGTGTATGAGATCCCCGAGGCCCAGCTCGAGAGCGGCGCGAGCGAGGTCGACGTCCACGTGACGCCCTCGAACTGCGTCCAGTGCGGAGCCATCAACGCCAAGGGCGGTCGCCTGACGATGCCCGAGGGTGGCGACGGGCCGCTCTACCAGGAGGTCTGATCGGGTTGCCGGATGGGGGCGAGGATCGATCCGGCCCCCATTTCGGCCCCGACGCCGGAACCACGGCGCTGCGGCTCCGCGACGGCGCCGAGCTGTGCGTGCGGGCGATCCGGACATCCGACCGCGAAGCGCTCGCCGCCGGCTTCGCGGCGATGTCCGACGACTCGCGCTACCAGCGCTTCCTGACGCCGATCCACGAGCTCTCCGATCGACAGCTCGACTACCTCACCGACCTCGACCACGACTCGCACGAGGCGCTGATCGCCTTCGATCCGCAGACCGGTCGCTTCGCGGGGGTGGCGCGATTCGTCCGCCTCGCCGATCCGACCGCGGCGGAGGCGGCGGTCACGGTTCACGACGACTGGCAGGGGAGGGGCGTCGGCACCGCCCTCTGCAACATGCTCTCCGACCGCGCCCGTGAGGTCGGGGTCGAGCGCTTCACAGCGGTCCTGCTCGCCTCGAATCGCGGCATGCTCGACGTCCTCTCCTCGCTCGGTCCCGCGCACGTGATCTCGCAGGAGGGGTCGACGATCGAAGTCGAGGTCGACCTCCCCGAGAACGGGATCGGCGACCACATGCGGGGCGTGCTCCGGGTGATGGCCGGTGGCGCGGTCGAGCTCGCGACCCCGCCGTGGGGGCTGCGAGCGCAGCCGCGCCGGCGCTAGCCGACGGCCACCCGGGCACGGACGAACTCCCCGATCGCGGCGGCCACCGCCTCGGGGCGGTCGAGGGGTGAGAACGCTCGCGCCGATTCGACCGCCACCAGGCGCGAGTCGGGGAGCATCGCGTTCATCCGCTCGGCGTCGGAGAGCCGGAAGAAGGGGTCGTTCTCGCCCCAGACCAGCAGCGCCGGACGGCCGAACCCGCGAAGCCGCTGGGCCGCCTCGAGCGTCTGGACCTTGCTCGCTCCCGACATCAGCTTGCGGGCGTCGCGAGCGATCCGAGTGTCGGAGAGCAGCGGCCCGACCCACGAATCGACGAGCGCAGGGTCCATCGGCTGCTCGACGAGGAGGCCGTAGAGCAGGCGGCGCAACCGCTTCGAGCGCAGCGTCGATCGGATCGCGCCCATGCCCCCGGGCGCCCGCGCGAGCGGAGGGAGCACGCTGAAGGGGAACGGCGGGAAGCGCTCGAACATGTCGCAGTTCGTCAGCACGAGGCTCTCGATCCGCGCCTCGTGGCGAGTCGCGAGGATCTGGGAGATCGCGCCGCCCGAGTCGTTCCCGACGACGGTCGCCTCATCGACGCCGATCTCGTCCATGAACGCGACGATCAGCTCGGCGACGCCCGGGGGCGAGAGGTCGGCGTCGGGGTTCATAGGCAGGCGATGGGATCCGAGCGGCCAGTCGGCGACGATGCAGCGCGTCGAGCCCGCGAGCTCGGCGGCGACGCCGTCCCAGAGGCGTCCGTCGGCCAGGAACCCGTGGACGAAGAGGATCGGTGGGCCCGAGCCACCGCTGTCGCGGTAGCGCACCGGCCCGGACGTGAGCTCGGCGGTTCGTGACTCGAAGTGGTTCGTGCTCTCGGCGTCGGCTCTGGTGGTCATCATCCCTCCGGTCGAACGGTGGAGCCCAGCGGGCATCCGTGGCGCGGTACAGTTACATACATACAGCATGAATGTAAATGGGTGAAGACGAAACCGGGGATCCGGCGGGTGCCCGCGGGCGGCGGAGCCAGGCGGACCGCCGGCGCGAGACGCGCGCGAAGTTGATCGCCGCGGCGACGCGCCTGTTCGGCGAGCACGGCTACGCCGCGGTATCGACGACAGCGGTCGCCGACGCCGCCGGGGTCACGCGCGGCGCCCTCTACCACCACTTCGCCGACAAGGGGGAGTTGTTCGCCGACGTCTACGAGACGCTCGAGCGCGACCTGCTGACGCGCGCCGGGAAGATGCTCGAGGAGCGCTCGGGGGACGGCGTCGCCGACGCGCTGCTGGCCACGGTGGAGATGCTGCTCGACGCCTGCCTCGAGCCGGCGACGGTCCAAATCCTGCTCCGCGACGCCCCGGCGGTGCTGGGGTGGGCGCGGTGGCGTGAGATCGGGATGCGCTACGGCCTCGGCCTGATCGAGGCCTCGCTTAACGCGGGGATCGAGGCGGGCGAGCTGCGGCGGGCGCCCGTGCGGCCCACCGCCCACGCGATGCTCGGGGCCTTCGACGAGCTCGCCCTCTGGGTCGCGAACTCCGATGATCCATCGGGCGCCCGCGACGAGGCGAGCGAGACGATGCGGCTGCTGATCGACGACCTCCGGCGCGCCCCGGAGGATGCGTCTGGGGCGGCTTAGAATAGGTAGGCGTGAAGACCGAGATCCATCCCGAGTACGTGCGCTCACACGTTGTCTGCTCGTGCGGCAACGAGTTCGAGACCCGCTCGACCAAGCCCGAGATCCGCGTCGAGATCTGCTCCGCCTGCCACCCGTTCTACACCGGCAAGCAGAAGCTGGTCGACACCGGCGGCCGAGTAGAGCGCTTCCGCCGCCGCGCCGCCCGTTCGGCGAAGTAGCTCGCGGGCGGGCGGCCGCTCCGCCTCGCGAGTTATCGCCGAATACGTCAAACCGGTACTTCGCGCATCGCGGGGCCGATCCGGGCTCTGGGTAGCCGCGGGTAGCCTGGGGTGGCGATGATCGAGGCTTTGGTCAATCAGATCGAGGGGCGTTACGCCGAGCTCGAGCGGCTGATGAGCGATCCCGAGGTGATCTCGGATCGTGAGCGCTATGCCGAGGTCGGGCGGGCGTACCGCGAGCTCTCGGAGGGCGCTCGGCTGGCGTCCGAATGGCGGTCGCTGAGCGACGACATCGAGGGCGCCCGCGAGCTGCTCGCCGAGGACGGTGAGGACGCGGAGATGCGAAAGATCGTCACCGACGGGCCCGAGCGCCTGGCGACGATCGAGGAGGAGCTCCGCCTCGCGATGGTCGAGCGTGACCCCAACGACGACAAGAACGTGATCATCGAGATCCGCGCCGGGGCGGGGGGCGACGAGGCCGCCCTGTTCGCGGGCGACCTCTACAAGATGCTGACCCGCTACGCCGACGAGCGGGGCTTCAGCTCGGCGCCGCTCGCGGCATCCGAGGCGGAGGTCGGTGGCTTTCGCGAGGTCACCTTCGAGATCAAGGGCGGGGGTGCCTACTCCGTGTTCAAGTTCGAGGGCGGCACGCACCGCGTCCAGCGCGTCCCGAAGACGGAGTCGCAGGGACGCATCCACACGTCGACCGCCACCGTCGCGGTCCTGCCGGAGGCCGAGGAGGTCGACGTCGAGATCGACCCCAACGACCTCCAGATCGACGTCTATCGCTCGTCGGGCCCCGGCGGGCAGTCGGTCAACACGACCGACTCCGCCGTCCGGATAACGCACCGCCCGAGCGGGATCGTCGTCTCGATGCAGGACGAGAAGTCCCAGCTCCAGAACCGCGACAAGGCGATGCGCGTGCTCCGCGCCCGTCTCTATGAGCGCAAGGTCGCCGAGCAGCAGGCCGAGATCGCTGCCGAGCGCCGCTCGCAGGTCGGCTCGGGCGAGCGCTCGGAGAAGGTGCGGACCTACAACTTCCCCCAGGGTCGGGTCACCGATCACCGGATCAAGCACACCTCGCACGACCTCGAGGGAGTGCTCGCGGGGGCGCTGCGCGAGTTCACGGACGCGCTCTCGGCCGAGGAGCGCCGCGGGCGCCTGGCCGCCCAGGCCGAGCCGGCCGAGGCCTGAGCGCCGGACCTTGGCGGGGGCGCGGATCGGAGAGGCGATCGGCGGCGCGGTCGACGCGCTCGCTGCCGCGGGCGTCGACGATCCGAGGCTCGATGCCGAGCTGATGCTGAGCGCGATCGTCGGCCTGCCTCGCGCCGAGCTCGCGATCAGCCGCGAGCGCGAGCTCGAGCCGAGTCAGTCGCGCAGGTTCGCCGACGACGTCCGCCGCCGCCTGCGCCGTGAGCCGGTCGCCTACATCGTCGGCGGCCGCGGCTTTCGCAACCTCTGGCTCGAGGTCGACCGGCGAGTGCTGATACCGAGGCCCGAGACCGAACTCCTCGTCGAGCTCGCGCTCGAGCTCTCGCCCTCGACGGTCCTGGACGTCGGCACGGGCTCGGGCGCGATCGCGCTCGCCGTCGCCGACGAGTTGCCCGGCGCTCGCGTGAGCGCCTACGACACGAGCCCGGACGCGATCGACGTGGCGCGCCGCAACGCGACGCGGCTCGGGCTCGCCGACCAGGTCGAGCTCGGCGTGACGCCGCCCGTCGGCGAGCGCTTCGACCTGTTGCTTGCGAACCTCCCCTACATCGACACCGCCGACCTGCGAGACCTCGCGCCCGAGATCACCGACCACGAGCCGCGGGCGGCCCTCGACGGCGGACCGGGCGGGCTCGGCCCGATCGAGGCGCTGCTCGGAGAGCTCTCGCTGGCGACGTTCACCGCCGAGGCGATCGGGCTCGAGGTCGGCGACGGCCAGGCGCGGGCGGTCGCCGGGCTGCTTCGTCGAGCGGGGTATGAGCGCACCGAGATCCGCCACGACCTGGCCCGGATCGAGCGCGTCGTCGCGGGGTGGCGCGTGTGACGGCGCGACGGGTATCGGCGCTGACGGAGCCCGCGATCGCGAAGGCCGCGCTCGAGCGCGTGATCGGGGGCGGCGGCGTCGTCGTGTTCCCCGCTGATGGCACCTACGGCCTCGCCTGCGATCCGCTCGACCGGGCAGCCGTCGAGCGGATCCACGCGCTCAAGGGCCGCGACGACGGCAAGCCCTCGGCCGTCCTCTACTTCGCGCCGCTCGTCATGCGCGAGTTGCTCGGTGGGCTCGGGCCCGCGAGCTCGGCCGTCGTCGGCGCGCTGCTGCCCGGCCCCTTCACCCTCGTCCTCGCCAACCCCGAGCACCGCTATCCGCTCGCCTGCCGCGCGACTCCGGACCGGCTCGGGGTGCGCCTCATCGGAGGCCCCCTGGCGGGCGCCCGTACCCCCATCTTCCAGACGTCGGCGAACCTCAGCGGGATGCCCTCGCCGGACTCGGTCGAGGGTCTCGACGACGCGCTCGCCGCCGGTGTCGATCTCGTCATCGACGGCGGTCGGCTGCCGGGCGCGGCGTCGACGGTGATCGACATCGCAAACGTCGATGCGGACGGGGAATGGAGCCTCTTGCGCGAGGGCGCGGTGCCCGCCGCCGAGGTCGAGCGACGGATCGCGAGAGTGCTGCGACCGGACGGATCGCCACGCGCCTGATTTCCGCCTCTCCGATGGTCTAGTGTGGACAACGGAAAGCATTCATGCGGATAGACGGCAAGCTCCCTGAATACGACGCGACCTCGATCCACGAGGTTGTCGTCGATGCCGAGCCCGCCCGCGTCTGGCTTCTGATCCTCGAGACGGACCTCGCCCTCGCCGCCCACCGCAGCCGAGCCGTCCACGCGCTGCTCGCGATGCGTGCGGCGCCGAGCAGGCTCGCGCGCCGGCTACGCCACCAGAGCGCGCCCGAGGTCGACTCGCTCAAGCTCTCCTCGCTACCCGAGCTCGGGGAGTGGGTGGTGCTCGACGAGGACTTCGGCCATGAGATCGTCTTCGGCGGCATCGGACGCGTCCGCGCTCGCGAGGTCGAGTGGCG from the Thermoleophilia bacterium SCSIO 60948 genome contains:
- a CDS encoding HAMP domain-containing histidine kinase codes for the protein MRQSLGARFVAALLALAVIVAALAVALLGALSEQREALDSAARYERALLAVGEAEATAGRFVAVSTAGGDALDDATRDLVASGDAIERELLEAGGSRSIAAAGADDVRFLAEGAGEPAEQLRIRFGAAASALGLAADRLAAEAASERAEADRRASTATLLAAVGGALLVVLLGAMALVLRRRVVRPIDELSDVATRIAGGELSRRVADLRGGDEVARMHRSFNAMAASLEVALEDSRSTERMREEFFAVVSHELRTPLTSIVGYVELLADDASGVETLSDGERRRFIEIVDRNSRHLLRLVGDLLLAAQIEEGRMELELHPVDIAGLVREAIEEVAPSVRAGELTLASAIEGPFDVEADAPRLSLAFRNLLSNAIKFTPAGGEVGVSTSLAGAVPVRGHGREVAIEFWDTGVGISDAEQARLFERFYRAPGARHAEAPGVGLGLVITRAIIEAHGGRLEVESAEGGGSTFRCLLPLG
- a CDS encoding response regulator; translation: MVHKDGVSGGDNDVDGGERLLALVADDDADVRELVAFRLEREGYEVLTAADGAQALELTSAHVPAVAILDVMMPGLDGYEVTRRMRADPRLSEVPVVLLTASVQEAAVTRGFEAGADDYVKKPFSPAEFIDRLRQVVRRD
- a CDS encoding cobalamin B12-binding domain-containing protein — protein: MSGERKIRVVVAKPGLDGHDRGAKIIARALRDSGMEVIYTGLHQTAEQIVATVIQEDADAVGLSILSGAHMTLVPKIVDLLSEQGVDDVVITVGGTIPADDIPELKRLGVSEVFTPGASTDEIVEFVRERASARSHA
- a CDS encoding electron transfer flavoprotein subunit beta/FixA family protein, with protein sequence MKICCLVKEVPDAAVQKRIDPDSKRLDRSGEKNLNPFDTHGIEAAMQIREGGAVEVDEIVAVTMGPSSAVRALHKAVALGADRSVHLSDDALAGSDVCATGLALAKVLESESPDLVLLGQQSDDGECYVMGAVIADHLKMPSLTQVIKIDVDGEAISCERQAEYGYDTVEIDLPAVISVGDAINEPRYPSLKAIMGAKKKPLDTKAIGDVGIEANQVGAEGSKTQVLGMNPPEEKAGGEIIEDEDTNETVEKIVAWLDERKLV
- a CDS encoding electron transfer flavoprotein subunit alpha/FixB family protein, which encodes MAGILVYALHDGEGNFNKNALGAISEAAKLAGEVGGEAAAVVVGYDGDDAGEKLGAYGAAKVYRAKDVPEGLAQPIVDVMTKVISENGFSYALFGGGLLGFEIGAGLTARLNAGVTMEVTDVEARDGKLVALRPILQDSAIVDVAYVGEPGIIIGRLNAFDPVESGSGAAEVIDLDVELSEFSTKARMVTRGEQRGGDVNIEDADVLVGGGRGLGEKDNFKLAEELAEAMGGAVAATRAVVDAGWYPYATQIGQTGKTVAPKLYLAAGISGAIQHKVGMQNSENILAINKDPNAPIFEFCDLGVVGDLHKIVPKLTEAIKAKKGG
- a CDS encoding electron transfer flavoprotein, giving the protein MEVIPEQFPPPVDETGEFIAAPTDPEDERIEVGVAIVGGGTAGLACANRIFQRLETEPELLEQLGEVPVAVIEKGKACGAHTLSGANMNPSAMRELFPDLDPEDWPFSYGEVTKDAVYLMTKKAALPLKPMPPNFRNHGNYGISVAKLSRFLAEKAEEAGAYVLTETVADKLLVSDRIVRGVRSGDRGRDREGKEMGNFEPGSDLIAKATVLAEGTLGHLTQAAREEFDLEGALPVRWELGVKEVWEVPEPLDRVIHTMGWPLRKRAKWNEFGGSFIYPMGEDKLCIGMVVGLDYTDATLSCHDLLQEFKTHPFIRKLLKGGKRVAWGAKTIPSGGYWSMPRSLTVPGMLMVGDAANMVNVPTLKGVHYGMHAGMYAADAIVDALKADPESVNFDAYHEKVHSSQIGKELYESRNMRAPFSRGFFVGGAIASAMTVTKGNFPGGKWSYEDDTEIPMVEGKASKSYPEPDNELTFNKLDSVFLSGNATRDSAPNHVRIQEKVPRTLAQTWVSLCPAQVYEIPEAQLESGASEVDVHVTPSNCVQCGAINAKGGRLTMPEGGDGPLYQEV
- a CDS encoding GNAT family N-acetyltransferase encodes the protein MPDGGEDRSGPHFGPDAGTTALRLRDGAELCVRAIRTSDREALAAGFAAMSDDSRYQRFLTPIHELSDRQLDYLTDLDHDSHEALIAFDPQTGRFAGVARFVRLADPTAAEAAVTVHDDWQGRGVGTALCNMLSDRAREVGVERFTAVLLASNRGMLDVLSSLGPAHVISQEGSTIEVEVDLPENGIGDHMRGVLRVMAGGAVELATPPWGLRAQPRRR
- a CDS encoding alpha/beta hydrolase, which encodes MTTRADAESTNHFESRTAELTSGPVRYRDSGGSGPPILFVHGFLADGRLWDGVAAELAGSTRCIVADWPLGSHRLPMNPDADLSPPGVAELIVAFMDEIGVDEATVVGNDSGGAISQILATRHEARIESLVLTNCDMFERFPPFPFSVLPPLARAPGGMGAIRSTLRSKRLRRLLYGLLVEQPMDPALVDSWVGPLLSDTRIARDARKLMSGASKVQTLEAAQRLRGFGRPALLVWGENDPFFRLSDAERMNAMLPDSRLVAVESARAFSPLDRPEAVAAAIGEFVRARVAVG